GGCGGCCCGAGGCGCCTCATCCCCTCGCCGCGCGGCGGCGTTCTCGCCACGCATCGACGCTCCACGGCCCCGCCCCCGCGGCGGAGCAGTAGAGCCACAGGAAGCAGAACAGGATCGCCGGCTGGCCCTGGTTGAGGACCGGCCAGGGGCCGAGCGGCGCGTGTCCATGGAAGTACGCGACCGCCATCTCCCCGGAGAGGACGAACGCGACGGGCCGGGTGAACGCGCCGGCGAGCAGGAGTCCGCCGCCGAAGACCTCCAGGACGCCCGCGACCCACGCCAGCGAGCCTGCGCTCGCCGTGCCGCCGCCGGGCATGACCGCGACCGGCACGGCGAAAAGCTTCGCCGTGCCGACGTGCATGAAGAGGAGCGCCGCGACGATCCGGACGAGGCTCAGGATCTCGGGCGCCCGGGACCGCCAGCGGGCCGCGACGCCGGCCGCCGTCATCGCGCGACCTCCCGCACGTGTTCGCCGAGGCGGCCGAGCGTCTGGCCGAGCCCGTCGACCGCATGGAACGTCTCGACCGTGCGGTCCCGGTCGGCCGCGGACGGGAACAGCATCCGCACCGTCACTCGCGTCTTCTTTCCCTCCTCGGAGAAGAGCACCGTCATGCGGAATCGCGGTCCGGAGAGGTGGTCGTAGACGAGCCGTTCGGGCGGGAGGACCTCGAGGTAGACGATTCGGTTCGGGTAGTCGGTTCCATCCGGTCCGTGCATCACGAACCGCCGGTCGCCGCCGGGGCGCACGTCCATCGTCTCGATCGTGGTGCGGAATCCGTCCGGCCCCCACCATTTCGCGACGTGCCCGGGTTCCGTCCACACCCGGAAGACGAGGTCCCGCGGCGCGTCGAAGATCCGCGACGCCGTGATCTCCCGCTCACCCGTCGCGGCCGCGGCCCGCTCGGCTCCCGGGGCGAGGTCGATGTCGGTCAGGGTCTCCTCCAGCCGATCGAGGCTCAGCGACCAGCCCTCGCCCATCCCGACCTCGAAGTGGGCGTCGCGGTGGCCGTTCGACTCGAACCGCGTCCGGATCGTGACCTTCGTCTTCCTCCCTTCCTCTTCGAACCGCACCGTCATGACGAGGTCGCCGCTCCGCTCCCCTCTTCGATGCCGGTTCATCGCCTCGTGCCAGCCGGGCGGGTGCTCGGAGGTGTCGGCGGTGAAGACGAGCCGTTCGGGCGCCGAGACCTCCCGGTAGATCCCCTTGATCGGATACTCCGTTCCGTCGGCGCTCCGCATGACGATCCGGTAGGCGCCGCCGGGTCGGACGTCCATCTCGCAGACGGGGTTCGTCATCCCTCGCGGTCCCCACCACCGGGCCATGTGGCGGGGCTCGGTGAATGCGCGGAACACGAGCGAGCGCGGCGCGTCGAAGACGCGCGTGACGACGATCTCGCGATCCTCGATCTCGACCGACGTCGGCCCGGACTCAGCTCTTTCGGCGTTTGGCGCGGCCATGTTTCCTCTCCTCCTTCTGAAGCTCTTCGAGGTAATCGTCCAGACGATCGAAGCTCTCTTCCCAGAACCGGCGGTATGCCTCCACCCAGTCGGCGACGCCCCGGAGCGGCTTCGCCTGCAGCCGGCAGGGCCGCCACTGCGCATCCCGGCCGCGTGCGATCAGCCCGGCCTGCTCGAGCACCTTCAGGTGCCGCGACACTGCGGGAAGGGAGATCGCGAACGGCTCAGCGAGCTCGCCGACCGTCGCCTCGCCGCCCGACAGCCGCGCGAGGATCGCGCGGCGCGTGGGGTCCGCGAGCGCGGCGAAGGTCGCGGTCAGCGGGTCCGCCGTCGTCGATCCCCCGGCCGCCGTATTTAACATATCAGTTAAATACAGCTCGCCGGCGGGGGATGTCAAGCGGATTTTCGACGAGGCGTCCCGGGCCGGGAAGTCAGGACGGCCGCGGGTTCATCCGGACGATCGCGGCGTTGAGAGACGCCGCGAACAGGACCCAGGCGGCATACGGGAGGAACAGGCCCGCCGCGACGGTCGAAAACGGGCGCGCGGCGAGGATGAACGCGACGATCGCCGCAAGGAGCAGAACGATGTCGACGAGCGCCGCGGCGGGGAGGTGCCGGCCGAAAAAGAGCCACGACCACGCGGAATTGGCCGCGAGCTGGAAACCCCAGATCCCGAGCGGCAGGAGCGCCCCGGCCCCGCCGGAGCGCCAGACGAGCCAGCCGGCGGCGGCGATCGCGAGATAGATGAGCGACCAGACCGGTGCGAATAGCCAGCCGGGCGGCGTCCACGAAGGCTTGGCGAGCGCCGCGTACCACGCGCCCGGGCGGAAGCGGCCCGCGATGAACGCCGTGACGGCGACCGCCCCGAGGAACGGGATCAGACCGATCCAGCGGGAAATCACGAGTTCGGCGCCGCGCGGCGCGCCTGGCGCGCCGCGAAAACAGACGCGTGCCGGGCCGTGACGATCACGGCTGGGACGGCGGCGGAACCGGTATCGGCAGAATGCTCGCGACTTTCCACCGGCCGTCGGTCCCGACCATGACCGGGTTCATCAGAAATCGCGTGCCCCGGGCGGGCTGCCCCGACGCCGCGAACCGATTTCGTTTCATGTCGTTCTTCTCCGCCCGTCAGGCGCCCGGCGCCGGCACGGCCGCCGGAACCGTTTCCTCGGCCGAACGCCGCGTTCCGAGATCGCGCAGCAGACCGTCCCGGATGTCGTAGATCCAGCCGTGCACGGAGAGGTCTTCTCCCCGGGCCCAAGCTTCCCGCACGATCGTCGTGCGGCCGACGTTCTCCATCTGGGCGAGCACGTTCAGCTCGCAGAGCCTTTCGTGGCGGCGATCCTCCGTGTCGAGCGCGTCGACCACGTCCCGGTGCCGCTCATGGACGTCCTGGATCTGCCGGAGCCAGTTGTCGATCAGCCCCAGGCGGGCGTCCCGGAGCGCGGCCAGAACGCCGCCGCACCCGTAGTGCCCGCACACGATGACGTGCCTGACTCGGAGCACTTCGACCGCGAACTGGATCGTCGCCAGGCAGTTGAAATCGGTGTGCGACACGAGATTGGCGACGTTGCGGTGCACGAACATCTCTCCCGGCATCAGTCCGACGATCTGATTGGCGGGAACGCGGCTGTCGGAGCACCCGATCCAGAGGAACCGCGGCTCCTGCTGCCGCGCGAGCCGCGAGAAGAAGCCGGGATCGCGGCGCGTCAGCTCCCGCGCCCAGGCGCGATTGTTCTCGAAGAGATCGCTCAGGTCGTTCATCGAAAGTCACCCCCGATTCTATCGTCCGGGCGCCAGCCCGTCGCGCTTCGCGGCCGGCCGGCTCGAGCCTTCCGACCGCCCGCGAGCACGATCGACGCCGCGACGAGATTCGCTTCGACCAGCTGGTGAGCGTATTCGGCCACCGACCGCCCGCCCGCGCCGCCGCGGAGCGCGAGATCCCGCCGGGAGATTCCGGCGAGCGAGACCGCGGGGGATCGCCGTCCACCGGGCGAGCGTCCTCGGCGGCCGTCGTACGCGCTTTCCTTCACCGCCGCCATTCGGATAGGTCCTCGGCGCAGCGCGCCGCGATGATCAATGCCGCTCCGCGGGACTCAGCGCGGCGTCTTGAATTCGACCACGATGAGGCGAATCGTCGTCGTCCCCACGTTTTCCGCCCAGTGGGTGGTGATCGGCTCCCGGTAGCTCGTGTCTCCCGGGTGGAGCTCCGCCTCCGTGATGGCGCCGTTCGCCGCGTGATTCCGAACCTTCCCGCCCTCGATCACGTAGACGAGGCTCGCGGGATGCGAGTGCGGCTGCTCCTGGTCGCCGGGCTTGAGCACCGCTTCGAAGACCCGCACCCGGTCGTTGTCGAGGGTCACGTGGACGGTCCGGGAATTGACGA
This sequence is a window from Thermoanaerobaculia bacterium. Protein-coding genes within it:
- a CDS encoding TspO/MBR family protein; the encoded protein is MISRWIGLIPFLGAVAVTAFIAGRFRPGAWYAALAKPSWTPPGWLFAPVWSLIYLAIAAAGWLVWRSGGAGALLPLGIWGFQLAANSAWSWLFFGRHLPAAALVDIVLLLAAIVAFILAARPFSTVAAGLFLPYAAWVLFAASLNAAIVRMNPRPS
- a CDS encoding metalloregulator ArsR/SmtB family transcription factor, with amino-acid sequence MLNTAAGGSTTADPLTATFAALADPTRRAILARLSGGEATVGELAEPFAISLPAVSRHLKVLEQAGLIARGRDAQWRPCRLQAKPLRGVADWVEAYRRFWEESFDRLDDYLEELQKEERKHGRAKRRKS
- the can gene encoding carbonate dehydratase — encoded protein: MNDLSDLFENNRAWARELTRRDPGFFSRLARQQEPRFLWIGCSDSRVPANQIVGLMPGEMFVHRNVANLVSHTDFNCLATIQFAVEVLRVRHVIVCGHYGCGGVLAALRDARLGLIDNWLRQIQDVHERHRDVVDALDTEDRRHERLCELNVLAQMENVGRTTIVREAWARGEDLSVHGWIYDIRDGLLRDLGTRRSAEETVPAAVPAPGA
- a CDS encoding SRPBCC family protein is translated as MDLAPGAERAAAATGEREITASRIFDAPRDLVFRVWTEPGHVAKWWGPDGFRTTIETMDVRPGGDRRFVMHGPDGTDYPNRIVYLEVLPPERLVYDHLSGPRFRMTVLFSEEGKKTRVTVRMLFPSAADRDRTVETFHAVDGLGQTLGRLGEHVREVAR
- a CDS encoding DoxX family protein; protein product: MTAAGVAARWRSRAPEILSLVRIVAALLFMHVGTAKLFAVPVAVMPGGGTASAGSLAWVAGVLEVFGGGLLLAGAFTRPVAFVLSGEMAVAYFHGHAPLGPWPVLNQGQPAILFCFLWLYCSAAGAGPWSVDAWRERRRAARG
- a CDS encoding cupin domain-containing protein → MGVFIGIFAAAGWLGVAAASRAQDAAVVNSRTVHVTLDNDRVRVFEAVLKPGDQEQPHSHPASLVYVIEGGKVRNHAANGAITEAELHPGDTSYREPITTHWAENVGTTTIRLIVVEFKTPR